One window of the Pseudomonas sp. S04 genome contains the following:
- a CDS encoding RidA family protein encodes MSIQRQLTNERLSQIVVHSGTVYLAGQVGDDMNAGVEQQTRETLANIERLLDLAGTDKTRLLSATIYLKDIDADFQGMNSVWDSWLPKNVAPARATVEAKLCEPEILVEVSIVAALP; translated from the coding sequence ATGTCAATCCAGCGCCAGCTCACCAATGAGCGTTTGAGCCAGATCGTAGTCCACAGCGGTACGGTGTACCTGGCAGGACAGGTCGGCGACGACATGAACGCCGGAGTTGAACAGCAGACCCGCGAGACCCTGGCCAACATCGAGCGTTTGCTCGATCTGGCCGGTACCGACAAGACCCGGTTACTGTCGGCGACGATCTACCTGAAAGACATCGATGCCGACTTCCAGGGCATGAACAGTGTCTGGGACAGCTGGCTGCCGAAAAACGTCGCGCCAGCGCGGGCGACGGTGGAAGCCAAGCTGTGCGAACCAGAAATCCTGGTAGAAGTGTCGATAGTCGCCGCTCTGCCGTAA
- a CDS encoding c-type cytochrome, producing MKMLAAPATVLALWAVSAQAATNDDIAKRLEPVGQVCVQGQECKGMEVAASAGGGGAKTPDEIIAKHCNACHGSGLLGAPKIGDTAAWKERADHQGGLDGILAKAITGINAMPPKGTCADCSDDDLKGAIQKMSGLK from the coding sequence ATGAAAATGCTGGCCGCACCAGCAACCGTATTGGCCCTTTGGGCAGTCAGCGCTCAAGCTGCGACCAACGACGATATTGCCAAGCGCCTTGAACCAGTCGGCCAGGTCTGTGTGCAAGGTCAGGAGTGCAAGGGGATGGAAGTCGCTGCTTCGGCAGGCGGCGGCGGGGCGAAAACCCCGGATGAGATTATTGCCAAACATTGCAACGCTTGCCACGGTAGTGGCCTGCTGGGCGCACCGAAAATCGGTGACACTGCAGCCTGGAAAGAGCGTGCCGATCACCAGGGCGGCCTTGACGGCATCCTGGCCAAGGCCATTACCGGGATCAACGCAATGCCTCCTAAAGGCACCTGCGCAGACTGCTCCGATGATGACCTCAAAGGCGCCATCCAGAAGATGTCCGGCCTGAAATAA
- a CDS encoding cupin domain-containing protein, with protein sequence MDVGERLQSIRKLKGLSQRELAKRAGVTNSTISMIEKNSVSPSISSLRKVLGGIPMSMVEFFSEEILQEKPTQIVYKANELIDISDGAVTMKLVGKAHPSRAIAFLNEIYPPGADTGEEMLTHEGEETGILLEGRLELVVGLETFVLEAGDSYYFESTKPHRFRNPFDAPARLISAATPANF encoded by the coding sequence TTGGACGTCGGTGAACGACTGCAATCGATCCGCAAACTAAAAGGTCTTTCCCAGCGTGAGCTCGCCAAACGCGCGGGTGTGACCAACAGCACCATTTCCATGATCGAGAAAAACAGTGTCAGCCCTTCCATCAGTTCGCTGAGGAAGGTGCTTGGCGGCATCCCCATGTCCATGGTCGAGTTCTTTTCCGAAGAGATCCTCCAGGAAAAACCAACGCAGATCGTCTATAAAGCCAACGAGCTGATCGATATCTCCGATGGCGCGGTGACCATGAAACTGGTGGGCAAGGCCCATCCGAGCCGTGCAATCGCCTTCCTCAACGAGATCTATCCACCGGGTGCCGATACCGGTGAAGAGATGCTTACCCACGAAGGGGAGGAAACCGGGATTCTGCTCGAAGGGCGCCTGGAATTGGTGGTCGGGCTTGAGACCTTCGTGCTCGAAGCCGGTGACAGCTACTATTTTGAAAGCACCAAGCCACATCGTTTCCGCAATCCGTTTGATGCGCCTGCGCGACTAATCAGCGCAGCCACACCAGCCAATTTCTAA
- a CDS encoding acetyl-CoA hydrolase/transferase C-terminal domain-containing protein, with protein sequence MVQSVSIEQAVDEVLARLPAHIHLGMPLGLGKPNRFVNALYQRIAQLPERQLTVYTALSLGRPPLGDGLQRRFLEPFIERVFGDYPELDFLADLRKDQLPANIHIQQFFMQPGSLLHSASAQQDYVSSNYSHAARDINAAGLNLVAQLVAHDPQHPGRLSLSCNPDITLDLLPMIAKRRAAGETILMLGQVHSDLPYMPGDSEVDRETFDWLIDEEERSTLFSTPNMPVGFQDHFIGLHASTLVRDGGTLQIGIGSMGDALTAALLARQADNEHYRALLTDLDAHYWAPLISREGGVEPFAKGLYGCSEMFVNGLLALSDAGIVRRKVYPDVALQQQANAGTLDESVAQGGVSIHGGFFLGPRSFYQRLRDLPQDQLGEFNMTAISYINELYGQEQLKRLQRQDARFINSAFTMTLMGAGVADQLEDGRVLSGVGGQYNFVVQGHALEGARSILILRSCRESGGDISSNIVWQYGHCTIPRHLRDIVITEYGIADLRGQTDAKVIELLLNISDSRFQPGLIEQAQKAGKLAKDFRLQERFTDNTPQRLQAIAARHPQLFPEYPLGSDFSSEERDLLRALNWLKSKFKLTEILQLGKAALDAPQASEYPQHLARMQLTTPEGLKEDLYQRLLLAGLKATAQ encoded by the coding sequence ATGGTGCAGTCCGTTTCAATCGAGCAGGCAGTCGATGAAGTACTGGCGCGGTTACCCGCGCACATCCACCTCGGCATGCCGTTGGGATTAGGCAAACCCAACCGCTTCGTCAACGCGCTCTATCAACGCATCGCCCAACTGCCCGAGCGCCAGCTGACGGTCTACACCGCTTTGAGCCTGGGTCGTCCGCCCCTGGGCGACGGCCTGCAGCGACGGTTCCTGGAGCCTTTCATCGAGCGCGTGTTTGGCGACTACCCGGAGTTGGACTTCCTCGCTGACCTGCGTAAAGACCAACTGCCCGCAAACATCCACATCCAGCAGTTTTTCATGCAGCCTGGCAGCTTGCTGCACAGCGCTTCGGCACAGCAGGACTACGTCAGCAGCAATTACAGCCACGCCGCCCGGGATATCAACGCCGCCGGCTTGAACCTGGTGGCGCAACTGGTGGCCCACGACCCACAGCACCCTGGCCGCCTGAGCCTGAGCTGCAATCCCGATATCACCCTCGACCTGCTGCCCATGATTGCCAAGCGCAGGGCGGCGGGTGAAACCATCCTGATGCTCGGCCAGGTGCACAGCGACCTGCCGTACATGCCCGGTGATTCAGAAGTCGACCGCGAGACGTTCGACTGGCTGATCGACGAGGAGGAGCGCAGTACCCTGTTTTCCACCCCCAACATGCCGGTGGGTTTCCAGGATCATTTCATCGGCTTGCACGCCAGCACCCTGGTGCGCGACGGTGGCACCCTGCAGATCGGCATTGGCTCCATGGGCGATGCGCTGACCGCCGCGTTGCTCGCGCGGCAAGCGGACAACGAGCATTACCGCGCGCTGCTGACCGACCTCGACGCGCACTACTGGGCACCCCTGATCAGTCGCGAAGGGGGCGTCGAGCCTTTTGCCAAAGGGTTGTACGGTTGCAGCGAAATGTTCGTCAACGGCCTGTTGGCGTTGTCTGACGCCGGCATCGTGCGGCGCAAGGTTTACCCCGACGTTGCCCTGCAACAGCAGGCCAATGCCGGCACCCTGGATGAGTCGGTGGCGCAGGGCGGGGTGTCGATTCACGGTGGATTTTTCCTCGGCCCGCGCAGCTTCTACCAACGCCTGCGCGATCTGCCCCAGGACCAGCTCGGCGAATTCAACATGACCGCCATCAGCTATATCAACGAGCTGTACGGGCAGGAGCAGCTCAAGCGCCTGCAGCGCCAGGATGCACGCTTCATCAACAGTGCCTTCACCATGACCCTGATGGGGGCCGGGGTAGCGGACCAACTGGAGGATGGGCGAGTGCTGAGTGGGGTCGGCGGACAATACAACTTTGTCGTCCAGGGCCATGCCCTGGAGGGCGCGCGCTCGATCCTGATTCTGCGCAGTTGCCGTGAGTCGGGCGGCGACATCAGCTCCAACATCGTCTGGCAGTACGGCCACTGCACGATCCCGCGCCACTTGCGCGACATCGTGATCACCGAGTACGGGATCGCCGACCTGCGCGGTCAAACCGATGCCAAGGTCATCGAATTGCTGCTGAACATCAGCGATTCACGTTTCCAGCCGGGCTTGATCGAGCAGGCGCAGAAAGCCGGCAAGCTGGCCAAGGATTTCCGCCTGCAAGAGCGCTTCACCGACAACACCCCGCAGCGCTTGCAGGCCATCGCCGCACGGCACCCACAGTTGTTCCCGGAGTATCCGTTGGGCAGTGATTTTTCCAGCGAGGAACGGGACTTGTTGCGGGCGTTGAACTGGCTCAAGAGCAAATTCAAGCTGACCGAGATCCTCCAGTTGGGCAAGGCCGCGCTGGATGCGCCGCAGGCGTCGGAGTACCCGCAGCACCTGGCGCGCATGCAACTGACGACGCCTGAGGGCTTGAAGGAGGATCTGTATCAGCGCTTGCTGCTGGCAGGCTTGAAGGCCACGGCGCAGTAG
- a CDS encoding xanthine phosphoribosyltransferase, protein MEALHKKIREEGIVLSDQVLKVDAFLNHQIDPALMKLIGDEFAALFKDSGITKIVTIEASGIAPAIMTGLNLGVPVIFARKHQSLTLTENLLSATVYSFTKQTESTVAISPRHLTSSDRVLIIDDFLANGKASQALISIIKQAGATVAGLGIVIEKSFQGGRAELDSQGYRVESLARVKSLAGGVVTFIE, encoded by the coding sequence GTGGAAGCACTGCACAAGAAAATTCGCGAAGAAGGCATCGTGCTTTCCGACCAGGTCCTGAAAGTCGACGCCTTTCTGAACCATCAGATCGACCCGGCGTTGATGAAGCTGATCGGCGACGAATTCGCCGCGCTGTTCAAGGATTCGGGGATCACCAAGATCGTCACCATCGAAGCCTCGGGCATCGCCCCGGCTATCATGACCGGCCTGAACCTGGGCGTTCCGGTGATCTTCGCCCGCAAGCACCAGTCCCTGACCCTGACTGAAAACCTGCTGTCGGCGACCGTTTACTCGTTCACCAAGCAGACCGAAAGCACCGTGGCCATCTCCCCGCGCCACCTGACCAGCAGCGACCGCGTGTTGATCATCGACGACTTCCTGGCCAACGGTAAGGCGTCCCAGGCCCTGATTTCGATCATCAAGCAGGCAGGCGCCACCGTGGCCGGCCTGGGCATCGTGATCGAAAAGTCGTTCCAGGGCGGCCGTGCCGAGCTGGACTCCCAAGGCTACCGCGTGGAATCCCTGGCCCGGGTCAAATCCCTGGCAGGCGGCGTAGTGACGTTCATCGAGTAA
- the alr gene encoding alanine racemase — MRPARALIDLQALRHNYQLAREVSGARALAVIKADAYGHGAVRCAQALEADADGFAVACIEEALELRAAGIRAPVLLLEGFFEADELSLIVEQDLWCVVHSLWQLEAIEQATLRKPITVWLKLDSGMHRVGLHPADYQAAYQRLLASGKVAKIVLMSHFARADELDSSSAGEQVAVFEAARQGLSAQVSLRNSPAVLGWPQVPSDWVRPGIMLYGATPFEEANSVAARLQPVMTLESKVISVRELPAGEPVGYGARYITPKPMRLGVVAMGYADGYPRQAPTGTPVLVAGQRSQLLGRVSMDMLCIDLTDVPQAGLGSTVELWGKNILASDIAMAAGTIPYQIFCNLRRVPRLYSEA; from the coding sequence ATGCGTCCTGCTCGTGCCCTGATTGATCTGCAAGCCCTGCGTCACAACTACCAACTGGCCCGTGAAGTCTCGGGGGCGCGCGCCCTCGCGGTGATCAAGGCCGATGCCTATGGCCATGGCGCAGTGCGCTGTGCCCAGGCGCTGGAAGCGGATGCCGATGGGTTTGCCGTAGCCTGCATCGAAGAAGCCCTGGAGCTGCGCGCTGCTGGCATCCGTGCGCCGGTGTTGCTGCTCGAAGGCTTTTTCGAAGCCGATGAGCTGTCGCTGATCGTCGAGCAGGATTTGTGGTGTGTGGTGCATTCGTTGTGGCAGCTCGAAGCGATCGAGCAGGCGACGCTGCGCAAGCCGATCACCGTCTGGCTCAAGCTGGACTCGGGCATGCACCGCGTCGGCCTGCATCCTGCGGATTATCAGGCGGCGTATCAACGGCTGCTGGCCAGCGGCAAGGTCGCGAAAATCGTGCTGATGAGCCACTTCGCCCGCGCCGATGAGCTCGATAGCAGCAGTGCAGGCGAGCAGGTCGCGGTATTTGAAGCTGCGCGCCAGGGCTTGTCGGCGCAGGTCAGCCTGCGTAACTCGCCGGCCGTGCTGGGTTGGCCGCAGGTGCCCAGCGACTGGGTGCGCCCCGGCATCATGCTGTATGGCGCCACCCCGTTCGAGGAAGCCAACTCTGTGGCCGCGCGTTTACAGCCGGTGATGACCCTGGAGTCGAAAGTCATCAGTGTGCGCGAATTGCCGGCCGGCGAACCCGTGGGTTATGGCGCCCGTTACATCACGCCAAAACCCATGCGCCTGGGTGTGGTCGCCATGGGCTATGCCGACGGTTATCCGCGGCAGGCGCCGACCGGTACGCCGGTGCTGGTGGCGGGGCAGCGCAGTCAGTTGTTGGGGCGTGTGTCGATGGACATGCTGTGTATCGATTTGACCGATGTGCCCCAGGCTGGCCTGGGTTCGACGGTCGAGTTATGGGGCAAAAACATCCTCGCCAGCGATATCGCGATGGCTGCGGGCACCATTCCTTACCAGATCTTCTGCAACCTGCGTCGGGTGCCACGGCTCTATTCCGAGGCCTGA
- a CDS encoding putative bifunctional diguanylate cyclase/phosphodiesterase yields the protein MSTPVEPLRLLLLAEEPVWAALLRECLAPMGSSAVLISAPTWESVSSLFTDNRSAVLLTIPALQPEPGRCSLPTVLLLEHEPLNPPDGVSDWLVRDALDAGILRRCLRHVRERGVLENTLQRLAEQDPLTGIANRQGFQTLLATRLAENDGRGLALGHLDLDNFRYANDALGHQAGDRLILQVVARLKSQLEAGDQLARLGSDEFALLIDTRRAPQRAEWMAERITEALSEPYWIDGESLLIGASLGIAHARAQAGADPLMWHAHIAMQQAKSTQGCTFHIFNERINRNARSMADLESELRRALRRDELELHYQPRLNLDDGQIVGLEALVRWRHAERGLLPPSEFVPLAEQSGLIVPLGYWVISRALRDMQALRERGLPPLHMAVNLSFRQFQDSQLLSTLSRLITERGVDAQWLEFELTETAVMRRSDLVQQTMDALGRLGVRFSLDDFGTGFSSFVHLNSLPIALLKIDKSFVGGMEGREENRKLVHAMINLAHNLHLEVVAEGVETPEQLELLRGFGCDQVQGYLISKPLPLSELVEYLTFGSSQQTVLEIVN from the coding sequence TTGTCTACGCCTGTCGAACCCTTGCGTTTGCTGCTGCTGGCCGAAGAGCCAGTATGGGCAGCGTTGTTGCGCGAGTGTCTGGCTCCGATGGGGAGCTCGGCTGTGCTGATCAGTGCACCGACCTGGGAGTCGGTGAGCAGTCTATTTACCGATAATCGCTCTGCGGTCCTGCTGACTATTCCTGCTCTGCAACCGGAACCTGGGCGGTGCAGCCTGCCGACGGTGTTGCTGCTCGAACATGAACCCCTCAACCCACCGGACGGTGTCAGCGACTGGCTGGTGCGCGATGCGCTGGATGCCGGCATCCTGCGGCGTTGCCTGCGGCATGTGCGTGAACGCGGGGTGCTGGAAAACACCTTGCAACGTCTTGCCGAACAGGACCCCTTGACCGGCATCGCCAATCGCCAGGGCTTCCAGACCTTGCTAGCCACGCGCCTGGCGGAAAACGACGGCCGGGGCCTGGCGCTGGGGCACCTGGATCTCGACAATTTTCGCTACGCCAACGACGCCCTGGGCCATCAGGCCGGCGACCGATTGATCCTGCAGGTGGTCGCGCGGCTCAAAAGCCAGCTTGAGGCCGGTGATCAACTGGCGCGCCTGGGCAGTGACGAATTTGCCTTGCTCATCGACACCCGCCGCGCGCCGCAACGCGCCGAGTGGATGGCCGAGCGCATCACCGAAGCCTTGTCCGAACCCTACTGGATCGACGGTGAAAGCCTGTTGATCGGCGCCAGCCTGGGGATTGCCCACGCGCGTGCCCAGGCCGGTGCCGACCCGCTGATGTGGCATGCCCATATCGCCATGCAGCAGGCCAAGAGCACCCAGGGTTGCACCTTCCATATCTTCAACGAGCGGATCAACCGCAACGCCCGCAGCATGGCTGACCTGGAAAGCGAGTTGCGCCGAGCCTTGCGCCGCGATGAGCTGGAGCTGCATTACCAGCCACGGCTGAACCTGGATGACGGGCAAATTGTCGGCCTCGAAGCCCTGGTGCGCTGGCGGCATGCTGAACGTGGCTTGTTGCCGCCCAGTGAGTTCGTGCCGCTGGCCGAGCAGAGCGGGCTGATCGTGCCGCTCGGTTACTGGGTCATCTCCCGCGCCCTGCGGGACATGCAGGCGTTGCGCGAGCGCGGCCTACCGCCGTTGCACATGGCGGTCAATCTGTCGTTCCGCCAGTTCCAGGACAGCCAGTTGCTCTCGACCTTGAGCCGCTTGATCACCGAGCGGGGAGTCGATGCGCAGTGGCTGGAGTTCGAACTCACCGAAACCGCGGTGATGCGGCGCAGTGATCTGGTCCAGCAGACCATGGATGCCTTGGGTCGACTCGGCGTGCGGTTTTCCCTGGACGACTTTGGCACCGGGTTCTCCTCGTTCGTGCACCTCAACAGCCTGCCGATCGCCTTGCTGAAAATCGACAAGAGCTTTGTCGGTGGCATGGAAGGGCGTGAAGAGAATCGCAAGCTGGTCCACGCGATGATCAACCTGGCCCACAACCTCCATCTGGAAGTCGTCGCCGAGGGCGTCGAAACCCCGGAGCAGCTTGAGCTATTACGTGGCTTCGGTTGCGACCAGGTGCAGGGCTACCTGATCAGCAAGCCGTTGCCGCTGTCTGAACTGGTGGAGTACCTGACCTTCGGCTCCAGCCAGCAGACAGTGCTGGAAATCGTCAACTGA
- the rep gene encoding DNA helicase Rep: MSRLNPRQQEAVSYVGGPLLVLAGAGSGKTSVITRKIAHLIQNCGIRAQYIVAMTFTNKAAREMKERVGTLLKGGEGRGLTVCTFHNLGLNIIRKEHVRLGYKPGFSIFDETDVKALMTDIMQKEYSGDDGVDEIKNMIGAWKNDLILPPEALENARNPKEQTAAIVYTHYQRTLKAFNAVDFDDLILLPVKLFQEHADILEKWQNKVRYLLVDEYQDTNASQYLLVKLLIGKRNQFTVVGDDDQSIYAWRGARPENLMLLKDDYPSLKVVMLEQNYRSTSRILRCANVLISNNPHEFEKQLWSEMGHGDEIRVIRCRNEDAEAERVAVEILSLHLRTDRPYSDFAILYRGNYQAKLIELKLQHHQVPYRLSGGNSFFGRQEVKDLMAYFRLIVNPDDDNAFLRVINVPRREIGSTTLEKLGNYATERKISMYAATDEIGLGEHLDSRFTDRLARFKRFMDKVREQCAGEDPISALRSMVMDIDYENWLRTNSSSDKAADYRMGNVWFLIEALKNTLEKDEEGDMTVEDAIGKLVLRDMLERQQEEEDGAEGVQMMTLHASKGLEFPYVFIMGMEEEILPHRSSIEADTIEEERRLAYVGITRARQTLAFTFAAKRKQYGEIIDCSPSRFLDELPPDDLAWEGNDDTPTEVKAVRGNTALADIRAMLKR, from the coding sequence ATGTCCCGACTCAATCCCCGGCAGCAAGAAGCCGTGAGCTACGTCGGCGGCCCTCTTTTGGTGCTCGCCGGCGCTGGCTCCGGCAAGACCAGCGTGATCACCCGCAAGATTGCGCATCTGATCCAGAACTGCGGCATCCGCGCCCAGTACATCGTCGCCATGACCTTTACCAACAAGGCGGCGCGCGAGATGAAGGAGCGCGTCGGCACCCTGCTCAAGGGCGGTGAAGGCCGCGGCCTGACGGTGTGCACCTTCCACAACCTGGGGCTGAACATCATCCGCAAGGAGCATGTGCGCCTGGGCTACAAGCCCGGTTTCTCGATCTTCGACGAGACCGACGTCAAAGCCCTGATGACCGACATCATGCAGAAGGAATACTCGGGCGACGACGGCGTCGACGAGATCAAGAACATGATCGGCGCCTGGAAGAACGACCTGATCCTGCCGCCCGAGGCGCTGGAAAATGCGCGCAATCCAAAGGAACAGACCGCGGCCATCGTCTACACCCACTACCAGCGCACGCTCAAGGCGTTCAACGCGGTGGACTTCGACGACCTGATCCTGTTGCCGGTCAAGCTGTTCCAGGAACACGCCGATATCCTCGAAAAGTGGCAGAACAAAGTTCGCTACCTGCTGGTGGACGAATATCAGGACACCAACGCCAGCCAGTACCTGCTGGTGAAGTTGCTGATCGGCAAGCGCAACCAGTTCACCGTGGTGGGCGACGACGACCAGTCGATCTACGCCTGGCGCGGCGCCCGTCCGGAAAACCTGATGCTGCTCAAGGACGACTACCCGTCCTTGAAAGTGGTGATGCTGGAGCAGAACTACCGCTCCACCAGCCGCATCCTGCGTTGCGCCAACGTGCTGATCTCCAACAACCCCCACGAGTTTGAAAAGCAGCTGTGGAGCGAGATGGGCCACGGTGACGAGATCCGCGTGATCCGCTGCCGCAACGAAGACGCCGAAGCCGAGCGCGTGGCCGTGGAGATCCTCAGTCTGCACCTGCGTACCGACCGCCCGTACAGCGATTTTGCGATCCTGTACCGGGGTAACTACCAGGCCAAGCTGATCGAGCTGAAGTTGCAGCACCACCAGGTGCCGTATCGCCTGTCCGGCGGTAACAGCTTTTTCGGACGCCAGGAAGTGAAGGACCTGATGGCCTACTTCCGGCTGATTGTGAACCCGGATGACGACAACGCCTTCCTGCGCGTGATCAACGTCCCGCGCCGGGAAATCGGCTCGACCACCCTGGAAAAACTCGGCAACTACGCTACCGAACGCAAGATTTCGATGTACGCCGCCACCGACGAGATCGGCCTGGGCGAGCACCTGGATAGCCGCTTCACCGACCGCCTGGCGCGCTTCAAGCGCTTCATGGACAAGGTCCGCGAGCAGTGCGCCGGCGAAGATCCGATTTCGGCCCTGCGCAGCATGGTCATGGACATCGACTACGAAAACTGGCTGCGCACCAACAGCTCCAGCGACAAGGCCGCCGACTACCGCATGGGCAACGTCTGGTTCCTGATCGAGGCGTTGAAGAACACCCTCGAGAAGGACGAAGAAGGCGACATGACCGTGGAGGATGCCATCGGCAAGCTGGTCCTGCGTGACATGCTCGAACGTCAGCAGGAAGAGGAAGACGGCGCCGAAGGCGTGCAGATGATGACTTTGCACGCCTCCAAGGGCCTGGAATTTCCCTACGTATTCATCATGGGCATGGAGGAGGAAATCCTCCCGCACCGCTCCAGTATCGAAGCCGACACCATCGAGGAAGAACGGCGCCTGGCCTATGTCGGGATTACCCGCGCACGCCAGACCCTGGCCTTCACCTTCGCCGCCAAGCGCAAGCAGTACGGCGAGATCATCGACTGCTCCCCGAGCCGGTTCCTCGATGAGTTGCCGCCGGACGACCTGGCCTGGGAAGGCAATGACGACACCCCGACCGAAGTCAAAGCCGTGCGCGGTAATACCGCATTGGCAGATATACGCGCGATGTTAAAGCGCTAG
- a CDS encoding NorM family multidrug efflux MATE transporter has translation MQHPARTELRAILRLAGPLIASQLAHMLMVLTDTLMMAKISPEALAGGGLGAATYSFVSIFCIGVIAAVGTLVSIRQGAGDIPGAARLTQAGLWLAWLMALVAGLLLWNLKPVLLLFGQTASNVEMAGQFLLILPFALPGYLSFMALRGFTSAIGRATPVMVISVIGTLANFLLNYALITGMFGLPKMGLVGIGLVTAIVANCMALGLAWHIRRHPAYEAYPLRAGLSRPNRQYLRELWRLGLPIGGTYAVEVGLFAFAALCMGTMGSTQLGAHQIALQIVSVAFMVPAGLSYAITMRIGQHYGAGQLLDARLAGRVGIGFGAVAMLGFAMVFWLLPNQLVGLFLDHNDPQFADVIQLAVSLLAVAAWFELFDGVQTIAMGCIRGLKDAKTTFLVGLGCYWLIGAPAAWWMAFHLHWGPTGVWWGLALGLACAAVSLTLGFEWKMKRMIRQEPAPQADFQMSQPD, from the coding sequence ATGCAGCATCCAGCACGTACCGAATTGCGGGCCATCCTACGGCTGGCGGGGCCGTTGATCGCCTCGCAGTTGGCGCACATGCTGATGGTGCTCACCGACACCTTGATGATGGCCAAAATCAGCCCCGAGGCGCTGGCGGGTGGTGGCCTGGGAGCGGCGACCTATTCGTTCGTGTCGATTTTCTGCATCGGCGTGATCGCCGCGGTCGGCACGCTGGTCTCGATCCGCCAGGGCGCGGGCGACATTCCCGGTGCGGCACGCCTGACCCAGGCCGGGCTATGGCTGGCCTGGCTGATGGCATTGGTCGCGGGCCTGCTGTTGTGGAACCTCAAACCGGTGTTGCTGTTGTTCGGCCAGACGGCCAGTAACGTCGAGATGGCCGGCCAGTTCCTGCTGATCCTGCCGTTTGCCCTGCCTGGCTACCTGAGCTTCATGGCGTTGCGCGGCTTCACCAGCGCCATCGGCCGGGCCACTCCGGTGATGGTCATCAGCGTCATCGGCACCCTGGCCAACTTCCTGCTCAACTACGCGCTGATCACCGGGATGTTCGGCCTGCCGAAAATGGGCCTGGTGGGGATCGGCCTGGTGACCGCGATCGTGGCCAACTGCATGGCCCTGGGCCTGGCCTGGCACATTCGCCGGCACCCGGCGTACGAGGCGTACCCATTGCGCGCAGGCCTGTCCCGGCCCAATCGCCAGTACCTGCGGGAGTTGTGGCGCCTGGGCCTGCCGATTGGCGGAACTTATGCGGTCGAGGTCGGGCTGTTCGCCTTCGCGGCCCTGTGCATGGGCACCATGGGCAGCACGCAACTGGGTGCCCACCAAATTGCCCTGCAAATTGTCTCGGTGGCGTTCATGGTGCCGGCAGGGCTGTCCTATGCCATCACCATGCGCATCGGCCAGCATTACGGCGCCGGGCAACTGCTCGACGCACGCCTGGCCGGACGGGTCGGGATTGGCTTTGGCGCGGTGGCGATGCTGGGTTTCGCCATGGTGTTCTGGCTGCTGCCCAATCAACTGGTCGGTTTGTTCCTGGACCACAACGACCCACAGTTTGCCGACGTCATCCAACTGGCCGTCAGCCTGCTGGCCGTGGCCGCATGGTTCGAGCTGTTCGACGGTGTGCAGACCATCGCCATGGGCTGCATACGTGGCCTCAAGGACGCCAAGACCACCTTTCTGGTGGGCCTGGGTTGCTACTGGCTGATCGGCGCACCGGCCGCCTGGTGGATGGCCTTCCACCTGCACTGGGGGCCGACCGGCGTCTGGTGGGGCCTGGCCCTGGGGCTGGCCTGCGCGGCTGTGAGCCTGACGCTGGGGTTCGAGTGGAAGATGAAGCGGATGATCCGGCAAGAGCCGGCGCCGCAAGCTGATTTCCAGATGTCTCAGCCGGACTGA